TATACTGTCAATATATTTAGAAAAATTTTAATATTATCTTTTTCAAAGAGAAAACTAACTATGGGCGACAACGAAGGAACTAGACGAACAGGAAGAATAAAAATAAAATAAGATTAGAGGAGGTGGGACAATTATGCAATTATTAGAACGAGCAATGACAATTGCGAAAGTGTTAGCTTCAGAAGCATCCGAAGGCAGTTTGTCTATTTCAGAGCTTTCCACCAAATGCGATTTACCATTGAGTACATTACATAGAATTTTAAAAGCGATGATTGCACAAGGAATGATTGAACAAGACACGCAAACGAAGCATTATCGTCTCGGCACAATATGGATGGAGTTAGGTTTGCAAGTGTATGATACGATGGACTATATTAGCAAAATTAGACCAGAATTAGAAAGACTCGCAAGAGAAGTTGAGGAAAGTGTTTATTTAAGCAAACCTGCGGGGCTAGATACAATTATTATCGAACGTATTGATAGTGCAGCCAACCCGATTCGTATTTATGATCAACTAGGTATTCGCATTCCAATGCATATTGGGGCAGCCAATAAAGCGTTGTTAGCCTCTTTACCGACCGTAGAAGCAAAGGAAATTATGCAGCAACTCGTTCCTATTGATGAAATGGCGGACTTAGAAGCGCAGTTAGAACAAATTCGATTACAGGGCTTTGCTATTAGCCACGGGGAGCGAACGGCAGGTACCTCCTCAGTCGCTGTAGCTGTTTTTAATGGATTTGGAGAAA
This genomic interval from Lysinibacillus sphaericus contains the following:
- a CDS encoding IclR family transcriptional regulator; the protein is MQLLERAMTIAKVLASEASEGSLSISELSTKCDLPLSTLHRILKAMIAQGMIEQDTQTKHYRLGTIWMELGLQVYDTMDYISKIRPELERLAREVEESVYLSKPAGLDTIIIERIDSAANPIRIYDQLGIRIPMHIGAANKALLASLPTVEAKEIMQQLVPIDEMADLEAQLEQIRLQGFAISHGERTAGTSSVAVAVFNGFGEIIGAVSIGFVSFNVSEEHINFLTQRLVETGKRVSTKLGYRGK